One region of Alteribacter populi genomic DNA includes:
- a CDS encoding type III pantothenate kinase: MLLVLDIGNTNIVIGVYDGEQLMHHWRIGTDTNKTEDEYAMVIRSLFDHARVTFRNIDGVMMSSVAPSMMYALVKMCKKYFNLDPQVIGPGIKTGLNITSENPREIGSDRIANAVGALELYGSPLIIVDFGTATTFCYINERRQYIGGAIAPGIKIATEALYNHASKLPRIEITKPDGVVGKNTVHAMQAGIVYGYVGQVEGIVKEMKKQAKEPPTVVATGGLCDLISNETNVIDRVDPLLTIKGLQVIYEKNKTR; the protein is encoded by the coding sequence ATGCTTTTAGTTTTAGACATTGGAAATACGAATATTGTAATCGGCGTTTATGATGGTGAACAACTCATGCACCATTGGCGGATTGGAACGGATACGAATAAAACGGAAGATGAGTATGCCATGGTTATAAGAAGTCTCTTTGACCACGCTCGTGTTACTTTCCGTAATATTGATGGTGTAATGATGTCCTCAGTAGCACCATCGATGATGTATGCACTTGTGAAGATGTGTAAAAAATACTTTAATCTCGATCCTCAAGTGATTGGACCGGGAATAAAAACAGGTCTGAATATTACTTCAGAGAATCCTCGAGAAATAGGTTCTGACCGGATTGCCAATGCTGTAGGTGCATTGGAGCTTTACGGTAGTCCCCTCATTATCGTCGACTTCGGAACAGCCACTACATTTTGTTACATCAATGAACGGAGGCAATATATTGGTGGTGCGATCGCTCCAGGAATTAAAATAGCGACAGAGGCACTTTATAATCATGCGTCCAAACTTCCAAGAATTGAAATTACAAAGCCGGATGGAGTGGTAGGTAAAAATACAGTACATGCTATGCAGGCGGGAATTGTTTATGGCTACGTCGGCCAAGTGGAAGGAATCGTAAAAGAAATGAAAAAACAAGCGAAAGAGCCCCCAACGGTAGTTGCTACGGGAGGATTATGTGACCTGATTTCCAATGAAACGAATGTCATTGACCGAGTTGATCCGTTATTGACAATCAAAGGGCTGCAAGTCATTTATGAAAAAAATAAAACACGTTAG
- a CDS encoding anthranilate synthase component I family protein, whose protein sequence is MKRLAVGKSYKMSEISQDWFVTFTKLANKSKQYILLESGRGGRYSMIGVSPWAELIGKDNKLTIHTNEKEEVLMGPLLQSLEKWLKEYETDKVDSLPDCQGGLFGSVSYDLIREIETLPGKAADDLKTNDLHFLAFDDLYVIDHHEKLFWVITHIRVGDSNEVKEEKLETLHQAWRKAEEKTLGETQYWYKSEQEQRSYTRIRSFSQPAFMEAVKQVQSYIAQGDVFQVNLSVRESQPLFTHPLHVYDCVRQFNPSPYMGYFHTSDVQLVSASPELLVKVKGDEVSTRPIAGTRSRGKDEREDQQLADTLINNEKERAEHVMLVDLERNDLGRVSRYGTVEVDELMVIEKYSHVMHIVSNVRGKLADNRSVADVIAATFPGGTITGAPKIRTMEIIEELEPVRRGVYTGSLGWIGFNGDMELNISIRTMIVENGTAHVQAGAGIVIDSDPEAEYKESLKKARALWKAKEMSEDEIRNKMRLS, encoded by the coding sequence ATGAAGCGCTTAGCCGTTGGAAAATCATACAAAATGAGTGAAATCAGCCAAGATTGGTTTGTGACGTTTACGAAGCTTGCAAACAAAAGTAAGCAATATATATTATTAGAAAGTGGCCGAGGGGGACGTTATTCAATGATTGGCGTTTCTCCTTGGGCTGAACTGATTGGGAAAGATAATAAACTGACGATCCACACCAATGAAAAAGAGGAAGTGTTGATGGGGCCATTGCTACAAAGCCTGGAGAAATGGCTCAAAGAATATGAGACTGATAAAGTGGACAGCCTCCCTGACTGTCAAGGAGGTTTGTTTGGATCCGTCAGTTACGATTTAATTCGAGAGATCGAAACATTGCCTGGAAAAGCAGCAGATGATCTGAAAACGAATGACCTTCATTTCCTTGCTTTTGATGACCTTTATGTGATTGATCATCATGAAAAGCTTTTCTGGGTGATCACGCATATACGTGTTGGAGACAGTAATGAAGTTAAAGAAGAAAAGCTGGAAACACTTCACCAAGCATGGCGGAAAGCAGAAGAAAAAACATTAGGAGAGACACAATACTGGTATAAAAGTGAGCAAGAGCAACGTTCTTATACTCGAATACGTAGCTTTTCTCAGCCAGCATTTATGGAAGCGGTAAAACAAGTGCAAAGCTATATAGCTCAAGGGGACGTTTTTCAAGTGAATCTTTCCGTTAGAGAATCTCAGCCATTGTTTACCCACCCACTCCATGTCTATGATTGTGTCCGCCAATTCAACCCATCACCTTATATGGGTTACTTCCACACAAGTGATGTACAGCTTGTAAGTGCTTCACCGGAGTTGTTGGTGAAAGTAAAGGGAGACGAAGTGAGCACACGTCCAATCGCAGGGACGAGATCAAGAGGAAAAGATGAACGAGAAGATCAACAGCTAGCCGATACGTTAATCAATAATGAAAAAGAACGAGCTGAACACGTTATGCTTGTGGACTTGGAGCGAAATGACCTTGGAAGAGTTTCCCGTTATGGCACAGTGGAAGTAGACGAGCTGATGGTCATTGAAAAGTATTCCCATGTGATGCATATCGTCTCCAATGTTCGCGGGAAACTAGCTGATAATCGTTCCGTGGCCGATGTAATCGCAGCGACATTTCCAGGCGGTACTATCACTGGCGCACCAAAAATCCGCACGATGGAGATCATTGAAGAGCTTGAACCCGTCAGAAGAGGTGTTTATACCGGCTCTTTAGGTTGGATTGGCTTTAATGGCGATATGGAATTGAATATATCGATTAGGACGATGATCGTTGAAAATGGCACAGCCCACGTACAAGCCGGCGCAGGAATTGTCATTGATTCTGACCCGGAAGCAGAGTATAAGGAATCTTTAAAAAAAGCGAGAGCGTTATGGAAAGCAAAAGAGATGAGTGAAGATGAGATAAGAAACAAGATGAGGTTGAGCTGA
- the hslO gene encoding Hsp33 family molecular chaperone HslO, translating into MADYLVKALAYDGKVRAYAIRSTDMVQEAARRHDTWRTVTAALGRSLTAATMMGTMLKGEEKITVKIEADGPVSPIIVDANAQGEARGYVKNPHVDPERNDEGKLNVAEAVGRNGMLSVVKYLGLKDNFTGTVPIVSGELGEDFTYYFANSEQTPSSVGLGVIIEKDESVSAAGGFIIQLMPGVTDEVIDEIENKLTAMPSISQLIQDGLTPEELLHTILGAENVQILDQVDVAFQCQCSKERISNAIMGLNEDDIVAMIEEDGGAETQCHFCNAKYTFTKAELQELLDEKRAGEQPQ; encoded by the coding sequence ATGGCTGATTATTTAGTGAAAGCATTAGCATATGATGGAAAGGTAAGAGCTTATGCCATCCGCTCTACAGACATGGTTCAAGAAGCTGCTCGCCGCCACGATACATGGCGAACAGTGACTGCAGCATTAGGGAGGTCGTTAACTGCAGCGACGATGATGGGAACGATGTTAAAAGGAGAAGAGAAAATAACGGTAAAAATTGAAGCGGATGGTCCGGTAAGTCCGATTATAGTTGACGCAAATGCACAAGGGGAAGCTAGAGGGTATGTGAAAAATCCACATGTTGATCCGGAACGAAATGACGAAGGAAAGCTAAATGTCGCAGAAGCAGTTGGAAGAAATGGTATGCTTTCTGTCGTAAAGTATTTAGGGTTAAAAGATAATTTTACCGGGACTGTCCCAATTGTTTCAGGCGAATTAGGTGAAGATTTTACCTATTATTTTGCTAATTCAGAGCAAACGCCAAGCTCAGTAGGACTTGGTGTCATTATCGAAAAAGATGAGAGTGTATCAGCTGCGGGTGGGTTTATTATTCAACTGATGCCTGGTGTAACTGATGAAGTGATCGATGAAATTGAGAATAAATTAACGGCCATGCCTTCGATTTCTCAACTTATTCAAGATGGGTTAACCCCTGAAGAGCTTCTTCATACGATCTTGGGAGCAGAAAACGTCCAAATTCTTGACCAGGTGGATGTAGCTTTCCAATGCCAATGTTCAAAAGAGCGCATCTCAAATGCGATTATGGGATTAAATGAAGACGACATTGTTGCGATGATTGAGGAAGATGGTGGGGCAGAAACGCAATGTCATTTTTGTAATGCGAAATATACATTTACAAAAGCAGAATTGCAAGAACTGTTAGATGAAAAGCGGGCAGGCGAGCAACCTCAATAA
- the cysK gene encoding cysteine synthase A gives MAKVVNSITELIGETPLVKLNRLVTDEHADVYLKLEFMNPGSSVKDRIALSMIEDAEEKGHLKVGDTIIEPTSGNTGIGLAMVAAAKGYQTVLVMPDTMSMERRNLLRAYGAELVLTPGPEGMNGAIRKATELQREHGYFMPQQFQNEANPKVHRETTGKELLEQVGDQLDAFISGIGTGGTITGAGEVLKEKFPNLHTVALEPQDSPILSGGSPGPHKIQGIGAGFVPDILDTKSYDEVMTVSTENAFEYARRAAKEEGILGGISSGAAVYAALEVAKKLGKGKKVVAVIPSNGERYLSTPLYQFEGNE, from the coding sequence ATGGCAAAGGTTGTTAATTCAATCACTGAATTGATAGGAGAAACACCGTTAGTAAAGTTAAACCGACTTGTCACCGATGAACATGCTGACGTTTATTTGAAATTAGAATTTATGAACCCGGGGAGTAGCGTGAAAGACCGAATTGCGCTGTCGATGATTGAAGATGCTGAAGAAAAAGGCCACTTAAAAGTAGGCGACACGATCATTGAGCCTACGAGTGGAAACACCGGTATTGGTCTTGCGATGGTAGCAGCTGCAAAAGGCTACCAAACGGTCTTGGTTATGCCTGATACAATGAGTATGGAAAGACGGAACTTGCTTCGTGCTTATGGAGCTGAACTTGTCTTAACACCAGGTCCTGAAGGAATGAACGGTGCCATACGAAAAGCGACGGAACTTCAGCGTGAGCATGGATACTTCATGCCGCAGCAATTTCAAAACGAAGCCAACCCAAAAGTACATCGTGAAACAACAGGAAAAGAATTACTCGAACAAGTAGGCGATCAGCTTGACGCCTTTATTTCGGGAATTGGTACAGGAGGTACAATAACCGGCGCGGGTGAAGTGCTGAAGGAGAAATTTCCGAACTTGCATACTGTTGCGCTAGAGCCTCAAGATTCTCCTATATTATCTGGAGGAAGCCCTGGTCCTCATAAAATCCAAGGGATCGGTGCCGGATTTGTACCTGATATTTTAGATACGAAATCGTACGATGAAGTGATGACAGTTTCTACTGAAAATGCTTTTGAATATGCGAGACGTGCTGCTAAGGAGGAAGGTATCCTTGGTGGGATTTCTTCAGGAGCAGCTGTTTATGCCGCGCTTGAAGTGGCAAAGAAACTAGGAAAAGGTAAAAAAGTTGTTGCTGTCATTCCGAGTAATGGCGAACGTTACCTCAGCACACCGCTTTATCAATTTGAAGGAAACGAATAA
- the folB gene encoding dihydroneopterin aldolase, with amino-acid sequence MDKVHIKGMEFYAYHGAFAEENKLGQRWYVDVSLDMDTKPAGTTDDLDKTVNYAEVYEQVKKTMEAEPVKLVETLCERIAKTLLATFSVVEACTIKVIKPDPPIPGHYDSVAVEIRRDRSS; translated from the coding sequence ATGGATAAAGTACATATAAAAGGAATGGAATTTTACGCCTACCACGGAGCTTTTGCTGAAGAAAATAAGCTTGGGCAGCGTTGGTATGTAGATGTTTCTTTGGATATGGACACAAAACCCGCCGGTACAACGGATGATTTAGACAAAACCGTTAATTATGCAGAAGTATATGAGCAAGTAAAAAAAACGATGGAAGCTGAGCCGGTCAAACTCGTTGAAACGTTGTGCGAGCGGATTGCCAAAACCTTGCTCGCTACTTTCTCGGTCGTGGAAGCTTGCACCATTAAAGTGATCAAACCTGATCCGCCAATTCCAGGCCATTACGATAGTGTCGCTGTTGAAATTAGAAGGGACCGTTCATCATGA
- the pabC gene encoding aminodeoxychorismate lyase: MLIYCNGSIIPPQEVRISPFDHGFMYGLGLFETFRTYQGHPFLLDDHFQRLHDGLKNLRINVSQYDRRQVTEIIQKLLKENELTDAYFRWNVSAGEGPIGLSTSAYSSPNTIVFIKELPSKATLEKKLVVLSQPRNTPEGKERLKSHHFLNNIYGKLEIADERDAEGLFLTAEGYVAEGVVSNVFWRQGENVFTPSVNCGILNGVTRQFVIRLIKSLGYSVHEGFYPLSALLEAEEVMITNSIQEIVSISSAKGHPFAGHDGLLYKELSAMYANVTETQLLWSRDELSKR, encoded by the coding sequence ATGCTAATTTACTGTAATGGCAGTATCATTCCACCGCAGGAAGTAAGAATTTCTCCATTTGATCACGGTTTTATGTATGGACTCGGTTTATTTGAAACTTTTCGCACGTATCAAGGTCATCCATTTTTGTTGGATGACCATTTTCAACGATTACATGATGGGCTGAAAAACCTCCGTATAAACGTCAGCCAATATGATCGTAGACAAGTTACCGAGATTATTCAAAAACTTCTCAAAGAAAACGAGCTAACTGATGCCTATTTTAGATGGAATGTCTCAGCAGGAGAGGGGCCGATAGGGCTTTCAACCTCCGCATATTCCTCTCCAAATACGATTGTTTTTATAAAAGAGCTTCCTTCTAAAGCAACTTTAGAGAAAAAGCTCGTTGTTTTAAGTCAGCCACGTAACACACCTGAGGGCAAAGAAAGGTTGAAATCTCATCATTTTTTGAATAATATTTATGGAAAATTAGAAATAGCAGATGAAAGAGACGCGGAAGGTCTTTTTTTAACAGCGGAAGGGTATGTTGCAGAAGGGGTTGTTTCAAATGTGTTCTGGCGCCAAGGGGAAAATGTGTTCACACCAAGTGTAAATTGTGGCATTTTAAACGGAGTCACTAGACAATTTGTGATTCGGTTAATTAAAAGTTTAGGCTACTCGGTCCATGAAGGTTTTTATCCTTTATCTGCATTACTTGAAGCTGAAGAAGTTATGATAACGAACTCTATTCAAGAAATTGTGTCTATTTCAAGCGCTAAAGGTCATCCATTTGCAGGTCACGATGGGTTACTGTATAAAGAGCTGTCCGCGATGTATGCGAACGTGACTGAAACCCAATTGTTGTGGTCGCGCGATGAATTAAGTAAAAGGTGA
- the pabA gene encoding aminodeoxychorismate/anthranilate synthase component II, giving the protein MILMIDNYDSFTYNLVQYLGELGEELVVRRNDKISVDEILEMKPKFIMISPGPCSPNEAGVSMEVVQRFAGEIPIFGVCLGHQSIAQVFGGNVIRADRLMHGKTSEIYHDEKSVFKGLPSPMVATRYHSLIVERESLPDCFKISAQTEEGEIMAIRHKTLPVEGVQFHPESIMTAEGKRLLKNFIEEFRELNRHANLL; this is encoded by the coding sequence ATGATTTTAATGATCGATAATTATGATTCATTTACGTACAATTTAGTCCAATATTTGGGTGAGTTGGGAGAGGAGCTTGTCGTCAGACGTAATGATAAAATTTCTGTAGATGAGATTCTTGAAATGAAGCCAAAATTTATTATGATTTCCCCTGGTCCATGTTCCCCGAATGAAGCAGGTGTGAGCATGGAAGTAGTACAACGTTTCGCAGGGGAAATTCCCATCTTCGGAGTGTGTTTAGGACATCAATCGATTGCGCAAGTGTTTGGTGGTAACGTCATCCGTGCCGATCGATTAATGCACGGAAAAACCTCTGAGATCTATCATGACGAAAAGTCTGTCTTTAAAGGACTGCCATCTCCCATGGTGGCTACCCGTTACCATTCTTTGATCGTAGAAAGAGAATCTCTTCCTGATTGCTTTAAGATCAGTGCACAAACGGAGGAAGGAGAAATTATGGCGATTCGTCATAAAACACTGCCTGTCGAAGGGGTACAGTTCCACCCTGAGTCGATTATGACGGCCGAAGGGAAGAGGCTACTAAAAAACTTTATCGAAGAGTTCAGGGAGTTGAATCGACATGCTAATTTACTGTAA
- the folP gene encoding dihydropteroate synthase: protein MLTQKSSKITWDHHSLDFSQKTYMMGILNLTPDSFSDGGQHDELQSAVRHAVEMVEHGADIIDIGGESTRPGAIKVDEEEELRRIIAPIKEVKKHVDVPISIDTYKANVAEAAIEAGANIINDVWGAKYDPRMAEVAAKYDVPIILMHNREEAVYNDLMIDIIEDLKESIDICWQAGVKRNRIILDPGIGFAKTYEDNVLVMRHLEQITALGFPVLLGTSKKSLIAKTLDLPVNERVEGTGATVCFGIDKGCDIVRVHDVKEISRMVKMMDVMLGKGGYHG, encoded by the coding sequence ATGTTAACACAAAAATCGTCAAAGATTACTTGGGATCACCATTCACTGGATTTCTCACAAAAAACCTATATGATGGGTATTTTAAACCTCACACCAGACTCTTTTTCTGATGGAGGTCAACATGATGAATTGCAAAGTGCTGTCCGACACGCTGTCGAGATGGTCGAACATGGAGCAGATATTATTGATATTGGCGGCGAGTCGACGCGACCTGGAGCGATAAAGGTCGATGAAGAAGAGGAATTGCGCCGTATCATTGCACCTATCAAAGAGGTAAAAAAACACGTTGATGTCCCAATTTCCATTGACACTTACAAAGCAAATGTAGCAGAAGCAGCGATTGAAGCAGGTGCAAATATTATCAATGATGTTTGGGGAGCAAAGTATGACCCGCGAATGGCAGAAGTTGCTGCTAAGTACGATGTACCTATTATTCTTATGCATAACAGGGAAGAAGCAGTATATAACGACTTAATGATAGATATTATTGAAGACCTGAAAGAAAGTATCGATATTTGTTGGCAGGCAGGCGTTAAGAGGAATCGAATCATCCTTGACCCAGGCATTGGCTTTGCTAAAACATACGAGGATAACGTACTGGTGATGCGTCATTTAGAGCAAATCACTGCCCTTGGTTTTCCGGTATTACTTGGAACATCAAAGAAATCTTTGATTGCTAAAACCCTTGATTTACCTGTCAACGAGCGAGTTGAAGGAACAGGAGCGACCGTTTGTTTTGGTATTGATAAAGGGTGTGACATCGTGCGTGTTCATGATGTGAAGGAAATTAGCAGAATGGTAAAAATGATGGATGTGATGCTTGGTAAAGGAGGTTACCATGGATAA
- the folK gene encoding 2-amino-4-hydroxy-6-hydroxymethyldihydropteridine diphosphokinase, with amino-acid sequence MNQRQDQQAYIALGSNIGDREKTLTEAIEKLEVNPSITLLEKSSVYETDPVGFTEQSAFLNMVIYIKTSLSPLDLLDFLQHIESTLGRKRDLRWGPRTIDLDILLYNKENIKLERLEIPHPRMYERGFVLIPLSEIEPKLRFPNGQQIDHYIDDLFDKEGVCEWKNSSGPDESEPFGN; translated from the coding sequence ATGAACCAAAGACAAGATCAACAAGCCTACATTGCACTCGGTTCAAATATAGGTGACCGTGAGAAAACGTTAACGGAAGCCATTGAAAAACTGGAAGTAAACCCATCCATTACCTTGCTAGAAAAATCTTCCGTTTATGAAACGGATCCGGTCGGATTCACGGAACAATCGGCTTTTTTAAATATGGTAATTTACATCAAAACTTCTCTGTCACCTCTTGATTTACTAGATTTTCTTCAACATATTGAATCGACACTTGGGAGAAAGCGCGACCTTCGTTGGGGACCACGGACAATAGACCTTGACATTTTGCTCTATAATAAAGAAAATATAAAGTTGGAACGGTTAGAAATTCCCCACCCAAGAATGTACGAAAGAGGTTTCGTACTCATTCCGTTATCAGAAATTGAACCAAAGCTTCGTTTTCCAAATGGACAACAAATTGATCATTATATAGATGATTTATTCGATAAAGAGGGTGTGTGCGAATGGAAGAACTCATCTGGGCCAGACGAATCCGAGCCTTTCGGAAACTAA
- the dusB gene encoding tRNA dihydrouridine synthase DusB has translation MLKIGDITMDNQVVLAPMAGVCNPAFRLIAKDFGAGLVCAEMVSDKAILHKNERSMQMLYVDEREKPLSLQVFGGDKDTLVEAAKVVDKQTNADIIDINMGCPVPKITKCDAGAKWLLDPNKIYDMVSYVVEAVDKPVTVKMRMGWDEDHIYAVDNARSIERAGGKAVALHGRTRVQMYEGTANWDIIKDVKDSVSIPVIGNGDVKTPEDARRMLDTTGVDGVMIGRAALGNPWMLYRTIHYLETGENIPEPSPREKMDVATLHMDRLIDLKGEEVAVREMRKHASWYIKGMRGAARVRDRINQVTKRDDLAAALDEVVEAVEARKAKDASSEVAG, from the coding sequence ATGCTTAAAATCGGCGATATTACAATGGATAACCAAGTTGTTTTAGCACCGATGGCCGGCGTTTGTAACCCTGCTTTTCGCTTAATAGCAAAAGACTTTGGGGCTGGACTCGTCTGTGCTGAGATGGTGAGTGATAAAGCGATTCTTCACAAAAATGAACGTTCAATGCAAATGCTATACGTAGATGAGCGTGAGAAACCATTGAGCTTACAAGTTTTCGGTGGAGATAAAGATACTTTGGTTGAAGCGGCAAAAGTCGTGGACAAACAAACGAACGCAGACATTATTGATATTAATATGGGCTGTCCGGTCCCGAAAATAACCAAATGTGATGCAGGTGCGAAATGGCTTCTCGATCCGAATAAGATCTATGACATGGTATCCTATGTTGTAGAAGCAGTCGATAAACCTGTTACAGTTAAAATGCGAATGGGATGGGATGAAGACCACATTTATGCAGTGGATAATGCCCGTTCCATTGAAAGAGCCGGAGGAAAAGCCGTTGCCTTGCACGGAAGAACCCGTGTCCAAATGTATGAAGGCACTGCTAATTGGGATATCATTAAGGATGTAAAGGACTCGGTAAGTATCCCTGTTATCGGAAACGGTGATGTGAAGACTCCTGAAGATGCTAGACGGATGCTTGATACAACAGGTGTTGATGGTGTGATGATAGGAAGAGCGGCATTAGGAAATCCGTGGATGCTTTATCGCACTATTCATTACTTGGAAACAGGAGAAAACATCCCAGAGCCTTCACCAAGGGAAAAGATGGACGTAGCTACTCTTCATATGGATCGTCTCATTGATCTTAAAGGTGAAGAAGTAGCGGTTCGTGAAATGCGCAAACATGCATCCTGGTATATTAAAGGAATGCGAGGGGCTGCTCGTGTACGTGACCGAATTAATCAAGTAACGAAAAGAGACGACCTTGCTGCTGCATTAGATGAAGTAGTAGAAGCCGTCGAGGCAAGAAAAGCTAAAGATGCCTCTTCTGAAGTTGCTGGTTAA
- a CDS encoding helix-turn-helix domain-containing protein has protein sequence MEELIWARRIRAFRKLKGYTQEGFSKELGISVSVLGEIERGNRKPSDELIASVANTLGVTVDDLTTIK, from the coding sequence ATGGAAGAACTCATCTGGGCCAGACGAATCCGAGCCTTTCGGAAACTAAAAGGATATACGCAAGAAGGTTTCTCAAAAGAGCTGGGAATCTCTGTGTCTGTTTTAGGAGAGATTGAGCGAGGAAACCGTAAGCCATCTGATGAACTCATTGCTTCCGTCGCCAACACATTGGGCGTGACGGTCGATGATTTAACAACGATTAAATAA